The DNA region TCAGAGCCGGGGAAGCGGCTGGTGTGCGTAAAAATACGCCACCTCCATAAGCTCCAGCTTTTCCTAAGGGAGCTCCTCCGCCAGTCAACATTTGGATCTTTGATTTGGAGAATTTGAAGAAGTAGCCAACGGATTCTCTAAAGAGCTGAACGCCACTCGAGTTCTTGAAGAACTCGATCAAAGCAGCAAGCCCCAGAGCACCAAAGACATAACTCGCACCGGTCTGTCCCTTCTGCCCTGCCTTTACAATCTCGGCACAAGCCACACTCTCTGGGAAAGGAAGAGTGGTATCCTCAATCAATATCCTCCTTAAGAATATAACGAAGAGGACCCCAAGGACCCCACCAATAAGCATCAGCGCAGTGCTCTCCCAATATTTAAGGGTGGTCCAAACCCCGGCGAGAAGGAACGCGGGAATGGTGAAGATAGCCCCAGCGACCAACGCCTCTCCTACTGCAGCTGTAGTCCGGCAGATGTTCTCCTCAAGGATTGTGCCCTTAAAGGGCCTCAGGGCAGCCATCGCGATCACCGCTGCAGGGAAGGTTGCCGCTACCGTCATCCCCGCTTTAAGCCCGAGATAGGCATTAGCCGCTCCGAGGACTATTGACATTATCATTCCCACAAAAACAGCCTTGAAGGTGAACTCCCGGAGGCTGGTTTCTGCCGGCACATAGGGCTTGAATTCTTTTGCCGCCATTTAACCCTCCTTCACTTTAATTTGAATACATCTATACCTCAACCTTCTTCCCCTATCATCAAGGGGACAAATACTGTGGCTCGATTTGGTTTTAGCCTATTTCTCTCAAAAAATCAAGAATTTTCTCGAGCAAGAGACGCCTGCGGGGATATGTAATTTGCCTCCTTTTCTGCCTCATCACGATGGGGGGAATTGGGGAACTTCTCTATTATTCGTTGCAATAAAGGAAGGGCTTTCTCTCCCTTTCCTTCGTTGATATAACAAGAGGCGATCCTCCACAGAGCCTCATCTTCGGGAATGATCTCCTTCCCCTTGTTCAAAACTCGTTGGTAATACACTATCGCCTCTTTATTCTTTCCTACCCCTTCATATATCTCCCCCAAGGTATATGAGGCAAGGATTGCCACCGACTTTGGCGGGCTGGAATTGAGCGTCTCCTTCAATTTCTTAATGGCTAATTCAACCTTGCCCATCCGGAAATAACAAAGCGCTTGATAATACCTCGCCTGAGCAGCAGCATCGGAGCTGGGGTATTTCTCGATTACCTTGCCCAGCTCATCCAATACATATTGAAACTTCTCAGGAAGGGTGGAAAATCTTGGGAGATCGCTACGCATCCGGAAGTCCTTCGCCTCAGCACCTACCGGCAGGTGATAAATCTTTATAGGAAGAAAGAGCATCGCCTGCGCCTTCTCCTCCATACTCCTTCGATAATAATGCCAACCGGTAAGAAAGAGAGTAACCCCTACCGCTATAACCACCCCTATGGTAATCCACCTCTTATACTTGATGACCAAGGGAACAAGAAAATCATAAATCCGGTCTATAGTTGAGACGAACTCGTCCTCTTTCTTGATCTCTTTTCTAGTAAATCTCCTTTTTGGACTCATCTTTCCCCGCCTTTTTAAAGATTAAAAATAAAATGGAGCGCCTGGCGAGACTCGAACTCGCGACACAGGGATTAGGAATCCCTTGCTCTATCCTCCTGAGCTACAGGCGCCCCCTCTATCCTCAACTATCTTCTATCTCCAGTTTTTAATTTTAAGCCCTCTTTTTCCCCTTGTCAATAATTCAGTTCGCAAGCTCCGCTCCTTTCTACCTTCTCTCGGCTACATCCCAAAAGAGGGGGTTATCCTTTTCCCCCTAAAGATAACAAATACATCAGGGCGTAAAGGTAAACCCTCCACCCAAGACCAGTAATAACTCCAAGACAGGAAGAAGCGGTAACTGTCTTCCAGCGAAAATCCTCCCTGGCGAAAATGTTGGATAGATGAACCTCGACGGTGGGAATGGCGATCGCCCTTATCGCGTCCAGAATGGAGTAAGAGGTATAACTGAGGGCAGCAGGATTGATCACCATCCCATCAAATACTCCTTTCGCTTGATGTATTCTCTCTATTATCTCCCCTTCTGAATTGGACTGGAACCACTCTACCTCAGCTCCCTGCTCAGAGGCGAAAGCCCTTATCCGCGATTCAATCTCGGAAAGGGTAAGTGTGCCATAGATGTCGGTTTCCCTTTCCCCCAAAAGGTTTAAATTCGGTCCATTGATAAACAATATCTTCTTACCCATTTGATATTTCCTTTAAAGATTCAATGATATCCTCCCTCCCCACATCCTCCATTATTACCACCTTACCGATCCTTTTGGGAATGATGAAGGAGAGCTTCTTTCCTCTTCTCTTCTTATCGTACTCCATAATCGAGACGATCTCAGCTGGATCACCATCCCTCAAATAGGTAGGTACCCCCATCCCCTTAAGGACCTTCTTTAGCTCCACAAGAACCCCCTCTTGCGTCACACCGAGTATCATTCCCAATTTAGCAGCAGAGATCATCCCCAACCCCACCGCTTGACCATGAGAGATCTCATAATCGGAATAACCCTCCAAGGCGTGGCCAAAGGTATGGCCCAAATTCAAAACCCTCCGCTCATTTTTCTCAAAGGGGTCTCTGCTGACGATATCCACCTTAACCCTTACTGCCCTAATTATTAGCTCCTCAAGTAGTCCAAAATCCTTTAGCAAAACCCTTTCGTACTCTCTCCTTATAAGCTCAAAAAGCCCCTCATCTCCGATAACACCCGCTTTTAGTGCCTCGATCATACCTTCCCTCATATTGGAGGGATCTAAAGAAATGAGGAGCAGGGGATCAATCAGTACCAATCCGGGGAAGTAAAAGGTGCCGATTTGATTCTTCGCCTCACCGAGGTTAACCCCATTCTTACCCCCGATGCCGGCATCGATTTGAGCGAGCAAGGTGGTGGGTACATTGACCAGGTTAATCCCCCGATGAAAGGTGGATGCCACATAACCGCCGAGATCGGTTATCACCCCTCCCCCAAAGGCGATAAGGAGAGAAGAACGGTTCGCCTTTTCCTTTATTAACCAAGAGTACAGCTTCTCCGCCGTCTCCAAATTCTTTTCCCTCTCTCCAGGGGGGATGAGGAAAACAGAGTGATCAATATTTACTCTCTTCAGCCCATTAAGAAGCTTCTTTTCGTAGACAGGGAAAACCGTCTCATCAGATAAGATAAAAACCCTCTTCTCTTTAAGGATATCCTCTATATAAAGACCGACATCCTCGATAGCCCCCCTCCTTATTAGAACAGGTGATCTCTTCCCCTCAAGGGTTATCTCCAAAACCTTCTCCTCTCCCTTCAGTATTTTCAATATCTCTTCCACTACCTTAACCGGGGATAAGTTGGTGGTGTCGATCCTGTTGGGAAGCCTCAAGTAATGAGGCTCCCTTTCCCGGTAGAGCTTGATGAAGTTGTCCTCCGGATCGGGTGTCAAAAGTGGACGGTTGAGGTATTCCGAGCGAAGCCTCCTTAAAGCTTCCTCAGGTGAGGAAAGGAGGGTTATAACTATACCTGAGGAAGAAAGCAGATTTAAATTTTCCCTGTCGAGTAGTGTCCCCCCTCCGGTAGCGATGATTAAATCCTTCTCCTTAGCTACCCTTCTGCAAGCCTCTTGCTCCAGTTCCCGAAAACGAGACTCCCCGTATCTGGCAAAGATATCAGGTATCTCTAAACCAATCATCTCCTCGATATAGCTATCCAAATCCAAAAATCGAAGGCTCAATCTCTGCGCAAGCTCCCTTCCCACCGTGGTCTTACCCACACCCATCATTCCAGTAATAACGATGTTCATCCCA from Acidobacteriota bacterium includes:
- the aroB gene encoding 3-dehydroquinate synthase, whose product is MNIVITGMMGVGKTTVGRELAQRLSLRFLDLDSYIEEMIGLEIPDIFARYGESRFRELEQEACRRVAKEKDLIIATGGGTLLDRENLNLLSSSGIVITLLSSPEEALRRLRSEYLNRPLLTPDPEDNFIKLYREREPHYLRLPNRIDTTNLSPVKVVEEILKILKGEEKVLEITLEGKRSPVLIRRGAIEDVGLYIEDILKEKRVFILSDETVFPVYEKKLLNGLKRVNIDHSVFLIPPGEREKNLETAEKLYSWLIKEKANRSSLLIAFGGGVITDLGGYVASTFHRGINLVNVPTTLLAQIDAGIGGKNGVNLGEAKNQIGTFYFPGLVLIDPLLLISLDPSNMREGMIEALKAGVIGDEGLFELIRREYERVLLKDFGLLEELIIRAVRVKVDIVSRDPFEKNERRVLNLGHTFGHALEGYSDYEISHGQAVGLGMISAAKLGMILGVTQEGVLVELKKVLKGMGVPTYLRDGDPAEIVSIMEYDKKRRGKKLSFIIPKRIGKVVIMEDVGREDIIESLKEISNG
- a CDS encoding tetratricopeptide repeat protein, with translation MSPKRRFTRKEIKKEDEFVSTIDRIYDFLVPLVIKYKRWITIGVVIAVGVTLFLTGWHYYRRSMEEKAQAMLFLPIKIYHLPVGAEAKDFRMRSDLPRFSTLPEKFQYVLDELGKVIEKYPSSDAAAQARYYQALCYFRMGKVELAIKKLKETLNSSPPKSVAILASYTLGEIYEGVGKNKEAIVYYQRVLNKGKEIIPEDEALWRIASCYINEGKGEKALPLLQRIIEKFPNSPHRDEAEKEANYISPQASLARENS
- the aroQ gene encoding type II 3-dehydroquinate dehydratase, producing MGKKILFINGPNLNLLGERETDIYGTLTLSEIESRIRAFASEQGAEVEWFQSNSEGEIIERIHQAKGVFDGMVINPAALSYTSYSILDAIRAIAIPTVEVHLSNIFAREDFRWKTVTASSCLGVITGLGWRVYLYALMYLLSLGGKG